A single window of Carassius auratus strain Wakin chromosome 9, ASM336829v1, whole genome shotgun sequence DNA harbors:
- the LOC113108055 gene encoding POU domain, class 2, transcription factor 1-like produces MADGGAASQDESSGPDSKMSNPSETSKCAMESGDENTGAQTNGLDFHRQTVQTTNAITNAHAQALLQQLTLTPAQQQLLLQQAQAQLLAAAVQHSAGQQSSTTGASISASAATPITQIPLSQPIQITPQLQQLQQQRTSTCSSLCWSSRFHHLADTTGSAESPTGPEPSNSTTSKPSQPPADPAKHHTCHTACYTTRTIAATPIQSLPHSQTTPKHIDTPSLEEPSDLEELEQFAKTFKQRRIKLGFTQVITECELYPSETQKVTL; encoded by the exons atggcggacggagGAGCAGCGAGTCAAGATGAGAGTTCAGGACCAG ATTCTAAAATGAGTAATCCATCGGAAACAAGTAAATGTGCAATGGAGAGCGGGGATGAAAACACTG GTGCCCAAACAAATGGACTGGACTTTCACAGGCAGACTGTGCAAACAACAAACGCAATCACCAACGCACACGCACAGGCCTTGCTCCAACAG TTGACTTTGACTCCGGCGCAGCAGCAGTTATTGCTGCAGCAGGCTCAGGCTCAGCTCTTAGCAGCAGCGGTGCAGCATTCAGCCGGCCAGCAGAGCAGCACTACAGGAGCCAGCATCTCTGCCTCCGCTGCCACCCCCATCACCCAGATCCCCCTCTCTCAACCCATCCAGATCACACCT CAGTTACAGCAGCTGCAACAGCAGAGAACCTCAACCTGCAGCAGTTTGTGCTGGTCCAGCCGG TTTCATCATCTCGCAGACACCACAGGGTCAGCAGA GTCTCCTACAGGCCCAGAACCTTCTAACTCAACTACCTCAAAGCCAAGCCAACCTCCTGCAGACCCAGCCAAGCATCACACTTGCCACACAG CCTGCTACACCACACGCACGATAGCAGCGACCCCCATCCAATCCCTTCCTCACAGCCAGACGACACCAAAGCACATCGACACACCCAGCCTGGAGGAGCCCAGCGACTTGGAGGAGCTAGAGCAGTTTGCCAAGACCTTCAAACAGAGACGCATCAAACTGGGCTTCACGCAG GTCATCACCGAATGTGAATTATATCCATCTGAGACTCAGAAGGTGACTTTGTAA
- the LOC113109357 gene encoding collagen alpha-3(VI) chain-like, translating to MRHKSGRPLNTGAALLFIKENIFTQSSGSRRHEGVPQFLYLFSGGRSGDDVRTISQGLRENNIKVITIGTSNSDTLELQTMSTTPAYSFSVPDFTSINSIVQRVASVLASGDEIPEQFPTPGGQALDAGRNIVFLIDGSDDASDRFTAIRDFVASLAEKFDVGKEKDQIAVVQFSNTAAISFNLSRYTSTSEVADAVRNLKPKGGRPQYIGQALQFVRDSIFTPSVRSQQKGSVSQNLVLVTGGRSRDSPRGPANALKNMGVAIFAIGSRLTDPIEMEAISSKKDYAFAVSDFHDLKNVHQILITKLMGGRQKGDREVDGKNKKNNICKALETFIDVR from the exons ATGAGGCACAAAAGTGGAAGGCCACTGAATACTGGAGCTGCTCTActgtttattaaagaaaatatttttacacaatCTTCTGGGAGCAGACGTCACGAGGGTGTACCTCAGTTTCTGTACTTATTTAGTGGTGGTAGATCTGGTGATGATGTCAGAACCATTTCACAAGGTTTAAgagaaaacaacataaaagtcATTACAATTGGCACAAGTAATTCTGATACACTTGAGTTACAGACAATGTCTACAACACCAGCATATTCTTTCTCTGTCCCTGACTTCACCTCCATCAACAGCATTGTCCAAAGAGTTGCCTCTGTTTTGGCAAGTGGTGATGAAATTCCTGAGCAGTTTCCAACTCCTGGGG GCCAGGCTCTGGATGCaggaagaaatattgtgtttcTTATTGATGGATCAGATGATGCTAGTGATAGATTCACAGCTATACGAGATTTTGTGGCCAGTTTGGCAGAGAAATTTGATGTTGGTAAAGAAAAAGATCAAATTGCTGTTGTGCAGTTCAGTAATACTGCAGCAATAAGCTTTAATCTCAGTAGATACACATCCACTTCTGAGGTGGCAGATGCTGTGCGCAACCTCAAACCAAAAGGGGGAAGGCCACAATATATTGGCCAGGCTTTGCAGTTTGTTAGAGACAGTATTTTTACCCCTAGTGTTCGAAGTCAGCAAAAAGGCAGTGTTAGCCAAAATCTTGTGCTTGTGACTGGTGGCAGATCAAGAGATTCTCCTCGTGGACCAGCTAATGCACTAAAGAATATGGGAGTAGCCATTTTTGCCATTGGGTCAAGGCTGACTGATCCTATTGAAATGGAAGCCATTTCTTCGAAGAAAGATTATGCCTTTGCTGTTTCTGattttcatgatttaaaaaatgtacaccaAATCCTCATAACAAAACTTATGGGTGGAAGACAAAAAGGAGACAGAGAAGTTGAtggtaagaataaaaaaaataatatttgtaaagctTTAGAAACATTTATAGATGTTCGATGA